One genomic window of Hyperolius riggenbachi isolate aHypRig1 chromosome 7, aHypRig1.pri, whole genome shotgun sequence includes the following:
- the LOC137524281 gene encoding interferon-induced very large GTPase 1-like, whose protein sequence is MASVEEASQTIRRARKKLVEIFEHDVEGLCDELNSLHLLSFNDYIYLQYDEDPFVRVEYMINIILQSGEPASEKFLDHLENMVLRFPALSTLPPCLVLDDKEKNFQELLEQMDMKNHLASKVTLSDLLCIGSENMKDVELNNFKDIPWHFLRNLMALNRTALNTQLTKPPITQESNVDDILAMFKPEQDTPTAFHPLDVLCVLLHCSDSFLQQEIVTKMAMCQFAIPLLLPAGDRSKCTFMLWAMRDIVKKWRPQSLVDSKGFREDNVVNIPMPIFSFVRLGKTKLSKSKILNQILNPAQQYHNFFIHHDMEGGNISRKISDGLVEISWYFPSGSSDVFPEPITVANLRGDLETNWEQFMFLTRVSSAVFIFLDSISEKEFTMLSTCSNTDTQFYFIVTLEPGKNINTETQTFLKQLVETLTIDIKHIVIKGTLNDAEFVKRLQDILKCFISKKSQQSSLQMAKNQTHGLPIDVDENFPECQKARACACNITAAITDVEEYKKGVMKLQGDLWKQLAKVEKELCRMTKQGDKDAQQYQDELKRQRISLHKAQHEHELPEAIMLFINGITHLSPVEKQYFLKWMKLELDVTARKNLSDLQIKYKEKYKSSSNNPGELKEVDQKISDSSLGIEHFLRELGQFYEAECSMVKENIITSERAQFIELPGIAADLLLDGFPLELIDGDASNIPLKWITDVLTQLNMKTGCVLTQLNMKAGCGGITGSKIRVITVLGVQSTGKSTLLNTMFGLQFPVASGRCTRGAFMTLLKVKHNLQEEMGCEFVLVIDTEGLKAPELASLEDSYEHDNELATLVVGLSDITIVNISMENTTEMKDILQIVVHAFLRMKEIGKRPNCQFVHQNVSDVSAHEKNMRDRKKLLEQLDEMTKVAAEMEKKGGVISFNDIMDYDLEKHSWYIPGLWQGVPPMAPVSSGYSESVHKLKQYLFEFLKTKSNPGTIVDFIKWIESLWRAVKHEKFIFSFRNSLVADAYNKLSMQFSLWEWEFSKKVYNYVISTETNIKNQPVESLDTETTEQYTIGVQRLMSEEEKKMLDLLEKYYDSKSDNVHLVEKYREDFRRSIHFLRKELERNALYKCSKAISIQRGKMEIKSIQNQYQELIEGKISDLLKTRKKRSKLNVKKLQEEFEAMWEKTLQNFKIKKLDRRDINQAILQQLSNDLTSRGPNVHETFMDVRNLGSHAQLAFKMHEKYIDGSWWKRFFGSLGMRNEAFLSVESLAVSLINECDKYIKEKVDSGEDYDNNFCQELLFMINRRLESATKHHISREFELDIKLIILGKATQMFQKMHDAFIKNNDPTACLERLKPQYLAIFLNIFQEKDESRNRARQFCQQCLTPAITDYVFKHLGEKIVDDILNGSESILFSSRSFFQCHILEHLLEKMSFQDYVKYIGSHRTFSETWILGYISKKYDGSASFEKLWKDIFSSIKKEIEAVLKDKTCLKSPDISLFLEKICEMLQTKLVISQNEMKVITFQNTAAVEQFSSDIQHSLTQVEQQILTNMRSLKIDSFLSKVTLKPQDELLRKVVGCGKQCPFCKVPCEAGGGDHKEHFSSIHRSQGLGRCRWEGDGTLTVDICSTLVVSNSSFKNSHTKGNWHPHKDYRTYYPDWAIQPDPSIESSDYWKYIFVQFNQQFAQEYNAKPAKLSEEWKKITKDQARDSLKKVFNMN, encoded by the coding sequence ATAAAGAAAAGAATTTTCAAGAACTTTTAGAACAGATGGACATGAAAAATCATTTGGCTTCAAAAGTGACCTTGAGTGACCTCCTATGTATCGGGTCAGAAAACATGAAAGATGTGGAGCTTAACAATTTCAAAGATATTCCTTGGCACTTCTTGAGAAACTTAATGGCTTTGAACAGGACTGCACTAAATACTCAACTCACGAAACCTCCCATTACTCAAGAATCAAATGTTGATGATATTCTTGCAATGTTCAAACCTGAACAAGACACACCAACTGCCTTTCACCCCCTGGatgtcctgtgtgtcctcctgcattGTTCAGACAGTTTCCTACAGCAAGAGATTGTAACAAAAATGGCCATGTGTCAGTTTGCTAtccctctgctgctgcctgctggagacAGGTCAAAATGCACCTTCATGCTGTGGGCAATGAGGGACATTGTGAAGAAGTGGAGACCTCAGTCATTAGTGGACAGTAAAGGATTCAGAGAAGATAATGTGGTAAATATTCCCATGCCAATCTTCTCGTTTGTCAGATTAGGGAAAACTAAATTATCCAAATCTAAAATCCTGAACCAGATTCTTAATCCAGCTCAGCAATACCACAACTTCTTTATTCATCATGACATGGAGGGAGGAAACATCAGTAGGAAAATATCTGACGGACTTGTAGAAATTTCCTGGTATTTTCCCTCTGGTAGTTCTGATGTTTTCCCAGAACCCATCACAGTGGCCAACCTACGTGGAGACCTGGAGACCAACTGGGAGCAGTTCATGTTTCTGACTCGAGTATCATCAGCCGTGTTTATATTTCTTGACAGCATTTCTGAGAAGGAATTCACAATGCTATCAACTTGCAGTAACACTGATACCCAGTTTTATTTCATAGTTACTCTAGAACCAGGCAAAAACAttaacacagagacacagacctTTCTAAAGCAGCTAGTGGAAACACTGACGATTGATATAAAACACATCGTGATCAAAGGAACATTGAATGATGCTGAATTTGTGAAACGGTTACAGGACATCCTCAAATGTTTTATAAGCAAAAAATCTCAACAATCATCATTGCAAATGGCGAAAAATCAAACACATGGGCTCCCGATTGATGTAGATGAGAACTTCCCCGAATGCCAGAAAGCAAGAGCATGTGCTTGTAACATTACCGCCGCAATAACTGACGTGGAAGAATATAAGAAAGGAGTGATGAAACTGCAGGGGGACCTATGGAAGCAACTAGCTAAAGTAGAAAAAGAACTCTGTAGAATGACAAAACAAGGAGACAAAGATGCACAGCAATATCAGGATGAGTTGAAGCGACAGCGTATTTCATTACATAAGGCACAGCACGAACATGAATTGCCAGAGGCTATAATGTTGTTTATTAATGGTATCACTCATTTGTCACCAGTGGAGAAGCAATATTTTCTTAAATGGATGAAACTAGAACTTGATGTCACTGCTAGGAAGAATCTTTCTGATTTACAAATTAAATATAAAGAGAAATATAAAAGCAGTTCAAATAATCCTGGGGAACTCAAGGAGGTAGACCAAAAAATCTCTGACAGCTCTTTGGGAATTGAACATTTTCTACGAGAATTGGGACAGTTTTACGAGGCTGAATGTTCTATGGTTAAAGAAAACATTATCACATCAGAGAGAGCACAGTTTATAGAACTTCCAGGGATTGCTGCTGACCTTCTACTGGATGGGTTTCCTCTTGAGCTAATTGATGGAGATGCCTCCAACATTCCTCTCAAATGGATAACCGATGTTCTCACTCAGCTGAACATGAAGACTGGATGTGTTCTCACTCAGCTGAACATGAAGGCTGGATGTGGAGGTATAACAGGAAGCAAAATTAGAGTAATAACGGTGCTGGGAGTGCAGAGTACAGGGAAATCCACCCTTCTGAACACCATGTTTGGTTTACAGTTCCCAGTGGCCAGTGGAAGATGCACAAGAGGTGCTTTTATGACTCTTCTTAAAGTGAAACATAATTTACAAGAGGAGATGGGCTGTGAGTTCGTTCTGGTGATTGACACAGAGGGGTTGAAAGCTCCTGAGTTGGCTTCCTTGGAAGACAGttatgaacatgacaatgagttggcTACATTGGTGGTTGGGCTGAGTGACATCACCATAGTCAatatttcaatggaaaacacaacagAAATGAAGGATATCCTACAGATTGTGGTCCATGCTTTTCTTCGGATGAAAGAAATAGGGAAGAGGCCAAACTGCCAGTTTGTACATCAGAATGTGAGCGATGTTTCTGCTCATGAAAAGAACATGAGAGACAGGAAGAAGCTTCTGGAACAGCTGGATGAAATGACCAAAGTGGCTGCAGAAATGGAGAAGAAAGGTGGAGTCATATCCTTTAATGACATTATGGATTATGATCTGGAGAAACACAGTTGGTACATTCCTGGCCTATGGCAGGGAGTCCCACCAATGGCACCAGTAAGCTCTGGTTACAGTGAAAGTGTCCATAAGCTAAAACAGTATTTATTTGAATTTCTGAAAACAAAGAGCAATCCAGGCACGATTGTTGACTTTATCAAATGGATAGAAAGCTTGTGGAGAGCCGTGAAAcatgaaaaattcatttttagCTTTCGAAACAGTCTTGTAGCTGATGCTTACAATAAGCTATCAATGCAGTTTTCTTTGTGGGAATGGGAATTCTCCAAAAAAGTCTACAACTATGTTATTAGCACAGAAACTAACATCAAGAATCAGCCAGTAGAGAGTCTGGATACAGAAACTACTGAACAATACACCATAGGCGTTCAACGGCTGATGtctgaggaggaaaaaaaaatgttggattTGTTAGAAAAATATTATGACAGCAAGTCTGATAATGTTCATCTTGTAGAAAAATATAGAGAAGATTTCAGAAGGAGCATACACTTCTTAAGAAAAGAACTTGAGAGAAACGCACTATACAAATGTAGCAAAGCAATTTCCATCCAGAGAGGGAAGATGGAGATCAAAAGCATCCAGAATCAATATCAAGAGCTGATAGAGGGAAAGATTAGCGATCTTCTGAAAACAAGAAAGAAGAGATCTAAACTGAATGTCAAGAAATTACAGGAGGAATTTGAAGCCATGTGGGAGAAGACACTACAAAATTTTAAGATAAAGAAGCTTGATAGACGAGATATCAATCAAGCAATTTTACAACAACTGAGTAATGATCTGACCAGTAGGGGACCTAATGTACATGAAACATTTATGGATGTACGCAATCTAGGGAGCCATGCACAATTAGCTTTTAAGATGCATGAAAAGTATATTGATGGCAGTTGGTGGAAGCGTTTCTTCGGCAGTCTAGGAATGCGTAATGAAGCATTTCTATCAGTAGAAAGTCTTGCTGTTTCACTGATAAATGAATGTGATAAGTATATTAAAGAAAAAGTTGATTCTGGAGAGGATTATGATAATAACTTCTGCCAAGAACTTCTGTTTATGATCAATAGGAGACTTGAAAGTGCCACCAAGCATCACATTTCAAGAGAATTTGAGCTTGATATTAAACTTATCATTCTTGGAAAGGCGACACAAATGTTCCAGAAAATGCATGATGCTTTCATCAAAAATAATGATCCAACAGCTTGTTTGGAAAGACTAAAACCTCAATATTTAGCAATATTTCTCAACATATTTCAAGAGAAAGATGAAAGTCGGAACAGAGCCAGACAATTCTGTCAACAATGTCTCACACCAGCAATTACCGATTATGTCTTCAAACATCTTGGGGAGAAGATTGTGGATGACATTTTAAATGGTTCTGAGAGTATCCTATTCAGTAGTCGCAGCTTTTTCCAGTGTCACATACTTGAACATTTACTGGAGAAAATGTCATTCCAAGACTATGTAAAATATATTGGTTCACATAGAACATTTTCAGAAACATGGATACTAGGCTACATCTCTAAAAAGTATGACGGTTCAGCATCTTTCGAAAAATTATGGAAGGATATTTTCTCCTCCATAAAAAAAGAAATTGAAGCTGTACTTAAAGATAAAACCTGTTTAAAAAGTCCTGATATATCATTATTTTTAGAAAAAATCTGTGAAATGTTGCAAACAAAATTAGTGATTTCCCAGAATGAAATGAAAGTGATCACTTTCCAAAACACGGCTGCAGTTGAGCAGTTTTCATCTGACATTCAGCACTCCCTTACACAGGTTGAACAACAAATACTAACAAATATGAGATCTTTAAAAATTGACTCCTTTCTttctaaagtgacactgaagcctcAGGATGAGCTGCTCAGGAAGGTTGTCGGATGTGGGAAGCAGTGTCCATTCTGCAAAGTTCCTTGTGAAGCTGGAGGTGGTGACCACAAAGAGCACTTTTCATCAATCCATAGATCCCAGGGATTGGGAAGATGTAGATGGGAAGGTGACGGAACTTTGACTGTGGATATATGTTCCACTCTTGTTGTTTCCAACAGCAGTTTCAAAAACTCACATACTAAAGGAAACTGGCACCCTCACAAAGACTATCGCACATATTATCCAGACTGGGCTATTCAGCCCGACCCCAGCATCGAGTCCTCCGACTACTGGAAATACATATTTGTACAGTTCAATCAACAGTTTGCACAAGAATATAATGCAAAACCAGCTAAACTTTCAGAAGAATGGAAAAAGATCACCAAAGATCAAGCTCGAGACAGCTTAAAGAAAGTGTTCAACATGAACTAG